The Sporosarcina ureae genome includes a region encoding these proteins:
- a CDS encoding LysR family transcriptional regulator — protein MDQQLQVFIEVAEQKNFSRAAEELHMTQPAVSQYIRSFEESIGVRLLERTNKYVRLNQAGEIVYHHAKEIAGLYSKMQNLVDDLANKASGPLTIGASYTFGEYVLPHVLSKLVADYPSIEPQVTIGNTADIAELVITHQLDVGLIEGHFKEAAPLQNEDFAEDEMYIVTSIDHPLSQKKGRQSITELEDDIWLLREEGSGTREAAELFFSQSGFYPKRIMQFSSTQPIKESVEAGLGVSLLSQWAIQKELRYGDLTTLSVKGTPFKRHFSIVTNSPFQTKALQVFIELLKNSEELTVLNMESTT, from the coding sequence ATCGATCAGCAACTGCAAGTATTCATTGAAGTAGCCGAGCAAAAGAACTTCTCTAGAGCAGCGGAAGAACTTCACATGACACAACCCGCTGTTAGTCAATACATTCGTTCATTCGAAGAATCCATTGGGGTACGATTGCTTGAGCGTACCAACAAATACGTACGACTAAATCAAGCTGGAGAAATTGTCTACCATCACGCAAAAGAAATTGCCGGACTGTACTCCAAAATGCAAAACTTAGTGGATGACTTAGCCAATAAAGCTAGCGGCCCTCTTACTATTGGAGCTAGCTATACATTCGGTGAATACGTCTTACCTCATGTTCTGTCTAAACTCGTCGCTGACTACCCGTCGATTGAACCGCAAGTAACTATCGGCAATACAGCAGACATTGCGGAGTTAGTCATCACCCACCAGCTCGACGTCGGGTTGATTGAAGGACATTTCAAGGAAGCTGCTCCCCTTCAAAATGAAGACTTTGCAGAAGACGAAATGTACATCGTAACGTCTATCGATCATCCGCTTTCACAGAAAAAAGGTCGTCAATCCATTACTGAATTAGAAGATGATATTTGGCTATTACGCGAAGAGGGCTCAGGCACCCGCGAAGCAGCAGAACTATTCTTCTCCCAGTCTGGATTTTATCCAAAGCGCATCATGCAATTCAGCAGTACGCAGCCGATAAAAGAATCTGTCGAAGCAGGACTCGGTGTCAGTCTATTGTCACAGTGGGCCATCCAAAAGGAACTGCGTTATGGTGATTTAACAACGCTGTCGGTCAAAGGCACACCATTCAAGCGTCACTTCTCGATCGTGACGAATTCGCCATTTCAAACAAAGGCGTTGCAGGTATTTATTGAGTTGCTGAAAAATAGCGAGGAATTGACAGTGCTGAACATGGAGTCAACAACGTGA
- a CDS encoding YeiH family protein, with translation MVSSNRSSEQHGPQRPSKWLSWIGGIAFTFFIALLGFVLAKVPGFDHIGQLACAIIIAVAYRQFFGYPEVIRSGIVFSSKRLLRAAIILYGLKLNIDTVLSDGLGLLARDVGVILFAIFMTIWLAKVFKADKNISMLLGVGTGVCGAAAIAAVAPIIKAKDEDTAIGVGIIALMGTVFAIGYTILRPILPLDSIEYGMWAGISLHEVAHVALAGAPAGEDGLAIALLAKLGRVFLLVPLCFILIFIMKRKHKDTDETGAKIEFPWFLVGFIILSILGSYVFGHTVPVSDRVMEGVFTLTTWLLTAAMVGLGLNVSLRDLKDRAMRPLAAMTVTSILLSVIAYFII, from the coding sequence GTGGTTTCTTCCAATAGGTCTTCAGAACAGCATGGACCACAGCGTCCATCCAAATGGTTATCGTGGATCGGTGGAATAGCATTTACATTTTTTATTGCACTTTTAGGTTTTGTATTAGCGAAAGTACCTGGATTCGATCATATCGGACAACTGGCTTGCGCAATCATTATCGCGGTGGCATACCGTCAATTCTTCGGTTATCCTGAAGTGATCCGAAGTGGAATTGTTTTCTCATCCAAGCGTTTACTGCGCGCAGCGATCATTTTATATGGTTTGAAATTAAATATAGACACAGTTTTGAGCGATGGGCTCGGCTTGCTTGCACGAGATGTAGGGGTCATCCTCTTTGCTATCTTCATGACGATCTGGCTTGCAAAAGTATTTAAGGCAGATAAAAATATATCTATGCTTTTAGGGGTCGGAACAGGTGTCTGTGGTGCAGCAGCAATTGCAGCAGTAGCACCCATCATTAAAGCAAAGGATGAAGATACAGCAATAGGGGTAGGAATCATCGCGTTAATGGGTACAGTGTTTGCGATCGGTTACACGATTTTACGTCCGATTCTACCGCTCGATTCAATCGAGTATGGAATGTGGGCGGGTATCAGTTTACATGAAGTAGCGCACGTGGCGTTAGCTGGTGCACCAGCAGGAGAAGATGGTCTTGCGATTGCATTACTCGCCAAACTCGGCCGTGTATTTCTATTAGTACCGCTCTGTTTCATTTTAATATTTATCATGAAACGTAAACATAAAGATACAGACGAAACGGGTGCTAAAATTGAGTTTCCATGGTTCCTTGTAGGATTTATCATCCTAAGTATTCTAGGAAGCTACGTATTCGGTCACACCGTTCCTGTTTCAGATCGCGTAATGGAAGGCGTCTTCACACTGACTACATGGTTACTAACAGCAGCCATGGTCGGACTAGGATTAAACGTCAGTCTGCGAGACTTAAAAGACCGTGCCATGCGTCCACTAGCTGCGATGACTGTTACATCCATACTATTATCGGTCATCGCGTACTTTATTATTTGA
- a CDS encoding MarR family winged helix-turn-helix transcriptional regulator — protein sequence MKDQLQEAVELFEEVMIYGTEHVVKNLDVPIWKDYSPEQIQVLKILSAYGHLSSGQLAEIQGVHKSAISTRLKKLVEKDLVRSERDLNDQRINRISLTVKGHEVLAVSNAAINESIENLFKDQIDEQELEQFIKTFRKLKSILVMKER from the coding sequence TTGAAAGATCAACTTCAAGAAGCGGTAGAACTATTTGAAGAAGTCATGATCTACGGCACGGAACACGTCGTGAAAAACTTGGACGTTCCTATCTGGAAAGACTACTCTCCAGAACAAATCCAAGTGCTGAAAATACTATCTGCCTATGGACACCTATCGAGCGGGCAACTAGCAGAGATACAAGGCGTACATAAAAGTGCTATTTCGACACGCCTCAAGAAACTAGTCGAAAAAGATCTAGTACGGTCTGAAAGAGATTTGAATGATCAGCGGATCAATCGGATTTCATTGACTGTTAAAGGTCATGAAGTACTAGCTGTTTCAAATGCGGCAATAAATGAAAGTATTGAAAATCTATTCAAAGACCAAATCGATGAACAAGAGCTCGAGCAATTCATCAAGACATTCCGTAAACTTAAGTCCATATTAGTAATGAAGGAGAGATAA